A window of the Bradyrhizobium diazoefficiens genome harbors these coding sequences:
- a CDS encoding YaiI/YqxD family protein, with protein MTDTPTRIYVDADACPVKDEIYRVALRHGVPVSVVAGNFIRVPQDPLIERIAAGAGMDAADDWIAERARPGDVVITSDIPLASRCVKAGADVIAPNGKPFTEESIGMTLAVRNLMTDLRSAGEVTGGPRSFAPRDRSTFLSALDQTLRRIQRRRADHAATSQNSSQG; from the coding sequence ATGACTGACACTCCCACCCGCATCTATGTCGACGCCGACGCCTGTCCGGTGAAGGATGAAATCTACCGTGTCGCGCTCCGTCACGGCGTGCCCGTCAGCGTGGTTGCCGGCAACTTTATTCGCGTGCCGCAGGATCCCCTCATCGAGCGCATCGCCGCCGGTGCGGGCATGGACGCGGCTGACGACTGGATCGCGGAGCGGGCCAGGCCCGGCGACGTCGTCATCACCTCCGACATTCCGCTGGCAAGCCGCTGCGTGAAAGCGGGCGCCGACGTGATCGCGCCCAACGGCAAGCCGTTCACGGAGGAGTCAATCGGCATGACGCTGGCGGTGCGCAACCTGATGACCGATCTGCGCTCGGCCGGCGAAGTCACCGGCGGCCCGCGCTCGTTCGCACCGCGCGACCGTTCCACCTTCCTCTCGGCGCTCGACCAGACGCTGCGCCGGATCCAGCGCCGCCGCGCCGATCACGCCGCGACGAGCCAGAATTCGAGTCAAGGCTGA
- a CDS encoding ABC-F family ATP-binding cassette domain-containing protein: MAPPLIQLKDIKLTFGGTPLLSGVELNVAPSERVCLIGRNGSGKSTLLKIAAGLVEADGGTRFVQPGATVRYLPQEPDFGDHKTTLAYVEAGLAPGDDPYQARYLVEQLGLTGNENPANVSGGEARRAALARVLAPSPDILLLDEPTNHLDLSTIEWLEKELDSRRSALVIISHDRRFLTNLSRSTAWLDRGKIKQIDRGFASFEAWRDEVLAEEERDQHKLDRKIVDEEHWLRHGVSGRRKRNVKRLGNLHALRDQRRNYRGTAGTASLAAAEAEQSGKLVIEAKGITKAFGDRVIVDNFSTRIQRGDRLGIIGPNGAGKTTLVNLLTGGAEPDSGTVRLGANLETATLDQHRESLDPKSTLAEALTGGRGDQIMVGGKPKHVVGYMKDFLFAQEQRGTPVEVLSGGERGRLMLARALAKPSNLLVLDEPTNDLDLETLDVLEDMLGDYEGTVILISHDRDFLDRIVTSVIAPEGNGKWIEYAGGYSDMLAQRGADLKRDTAKAQAPAEKKEERAAAPASASRRKLSFNEKHALETLPKRMETLQADIAKLQRVLDDHSLYARDRKTFDDTSTAIAKAHEELSAAEERWLELEMLREEIEQA; the protein is encoded by the coding sequence ATGGCGCCGCCGCTAATCCAACTCAAAGATATCAAACTGACGTTCGGCGGCACGCCGCTGCTGTCAGGCGTCGAACTCAATGTCGCGCCCTCCGAGCGGGTCTGCCTGATCGGCCGTAACGGCTCCGGCAAGTCGACGCTGCTGAAGATCGCGGCCGGCCTCGTCGAGGCCGACGGCGGCACGCGCTTCGTGCAGCCGGGCGCGACGGTTCGCTATCTGCCGCAGGAGCCGGATTTCGGCGACCACAAGACCACGCTGGCCTATGTCGAGGCTGGGCTTGCACCCGGCGACGATCCGTACCAGGCGCGCTATTTGGTTGAGCAGCTTGGGCTCACCGGCAATGAGAATCCGGCCAACGTCTCCGGCGGCGAGGCCCGCCGTGCGGCGCTGGCGCGGGTGCTGGCGCCCTCGCCCGACATTCTGCTGCTGGACGAGCCGACCAACCATCTCGATCTCTCCACGATCGAATGGCTGGAAAAGGAGCTCGACAGCCGCCGCAGCGCACTGGTGATCATTAGCCACGACCGCCGCTTCCTCACCAACCTCTCGCGCTCCACCGCCTGGCTCGATCGCGGCAAGATCAAGCAGATCGACCGCGGCTTCGCCTCGTTCGAGGCCTGGCGCGACGAGGTGCTGGCGGAAGAAGAGCGCGACCAGCACAAGCTCGACCGCAAGATCGTCGACGAGGAGCACTGGCTGCGCCACGGCGTCTCCGGCCGGCGCAAGCGCAACGTCAAGCGGCTTGGCAATCTGCATGCGCTGCGCGACCAGCGGCGCAACTATCGCGGCACGGCGGGCACCGCCAGTCTCGCCGCCGCGGAGGCCGAGCAGTCCGGCAAGCTCGTGATCGAGGCAAAAGGCATCACCAAGGCCTTTGGCGACCGCGTGATCGTCGACAATTTCTCGACCCGCATCCAGCGCGGCGATCGGCTCGGCATCATCGGCCCCAACGGCGCCGGCAAGACCACGCTGGTCAATCTGCTGACCGGCGGGGCAGAGCCGGACTCAGGCACGGTGCGGTTAGGGGCCAATCTGGAGACGGCCACGCTCGACCAGCACCGCGAAAGCCTCGATCCCAAGTCGACGCTGGCCGAGGCGCTGACCGGCGGCCGCGGCGACCAGATCATGGTCGGCGGCAAGCCGAAGCACGTGGTCGGTTACATGAAGGACTTCCTGTTCGCCCAGGAGCAGCGCGGCACGCCCGTGGAGGTGCTCTCGGGCGGCGAGCGCGGTCGGCTGATGCTGGCGCGCGCGCTGGCGAAGCCGTCGAACCTGCTGGTGCTGGACGAGCCGACCAACGATCTCGATCTCGAAACGCTCGACGTGCTCGAAGACATGCTCGGCGACTACGAGGGCACTGTCATCCTGATCAGCCATGACCGCGACTTCCTCGATCGCATCGTCACGTCCGTGATCGCGCCGGAAGGCAACGGCAAGTGGATCGAATATGCCGGTGGCTACAGCGACATGCTGGCGCAGCGCGGTGCTGACCTGAAGCGCGACACGGCAAAAGCGCAGGCGCCGGCAGAGAAGAAAGAGGAGCGCGCTGCGGCTCCCGCGTCCGCATCCAGGCGCAAGCTGAGCTTCAACGAGAAGCACGCGCTGGAAACGCTGCCGAAGAGGATGGAGACGTTGCAGGCCGACATTGCCAAGCTGCAGCGCGTGCTCGACGATCACAGTCTGTACGCCAGGGATCGCAAAACATTCGACGATACCTCCACCGCCATCGCCAAGGCGCATGAAGAACTCTCCGCCGCCGAAGAGCGCTGGCTCGAACTTGAAATGCTTCGCGAAGAAATAGAGCAGGCTTAA
- a CDS encoding D-TA family PLP-dependent enzyme: MTTPLAAKIAREYGTPCAVIDMDKVERNIARIQKACDDAGVANRPHIKTHKNPTIAKMQVAAGAKGITCQKIGEAEIMANAGIDDILISYNLLGEEKMARLGALNAKTNMTVAADNSTVVAGLPKAAAASGRPLSVVVECDTGRKRAGVETPAEAIALAREIAASKGLEFAGFMLYPTETGWGDAQKFFDEALAGVRAHGLDAKIVSTGGTPNLVNLGKLKGGTEHRFGTYIYNDRMQVAAGSATWDDCALHIYSTVVSRAAPERGILDAGSKTLTTDTGGLDGHGLILEHPEAKIAKFAEEHGFLDLSRSNTRPNVGDVVRIVPNHVCVVVNMMDEVVMVRGEEIIGTLPVAARGKLR; the protein is encoded by the coding sequence ATGACCACTCCCCTCGCTGCAAAAATCGCCCGCGAATACGGCACGCCTTGCGCCGTCATCGACATGGACAAGGTCGAGCGCAACATCGCGCGGATCCAGAAGGCCTGCGATGACGCTGGCGTTGCCAATCGGCCGCATATCAAGACGCACAAGAATCCGACGATCGCGAAAATGCAGGTCGCGGCCGGCGCGAAAGGCATCACGTGCCAGAAGATCGGCGAGGCCGAGATCATGGCCAACGCCGGCATCGACGACATCCTGATCAGCTACAATCTGCTGGGTGAAGAAAAGATGGCGCGTCTCGGCGCGCTGAACGCCAAGACCAACATGACGGTCGCCGCCGACAATTCGACCGTCGTTGCCGGTCTCCCCAAGGCGGCCGCGGCCTCGGGTCGCCCGCTCTCGGTCGTGGTCGAATGCGACACGGGCCGCAAGCGCGCAGGCGTCGAGACGCCGGCAGAAGCGATTGCGCTCGCACGCGAGATCGCAGCGTCCAAGGGCCTGGAGTTTGCCGGCTTCATGCTCTACCCGACCGAGACCGGCTGGGGCGATGCACAGAAGTTTTTCGACGAGGCATTGGCCGGCGTGCGCGCGCACGGGCTCGATGCCAAGATCGTCTCGACCGGCGGCACGCCGAACCTCGTCAATCTCGGCAAGCTCAAAGGCGGCACCGAGCACCGTTTCGGTACCTACATCTACAACGACCGCATGCAGGTCGCGGCGGGCTCCGCCACCTGGGACGATTGCGCTCTGCACATCTATTCGACGGTGGTGAGCCGCGCCGCACCCGAGCGCGGCATTCTGGACGCCGGCTCGAAGACGCTGACGACCGACACCGGCGGGCTCGATGGCCACGGCCTGATCCTGGAGCATCCCGAAGCGAAGATCGCCAAGTTCGCCGAGGAGCACGGCTTCCTCGACCTCTCCCGCAGCAACACGCGCCCGAATGTCGGCGACGTCGTGCGCATCGTGCCGAACCATGTCTGCGTCGTCGTCAACATGATGGACGAGGTCGTGATGGTCCGCGGCGAGGAGATCATCGGCACGCTGCCGGTCGCCGCGCGCGGGAAGCTGCGCTAG
- a CDS encoding IS110 family transposase — MLLDHPSDGPAAIRTQFGAIFVSLELSRSTWLVTSLSPGKGEKMSRHSVEAGDIAALLKLFAELKQKALARTGENYPIITIQEAGLDGFWLHRALQQEGIESHVVDPASIATPRRRRRAKTDRLDGETLLRSLLAYKRGEPRVCAMVVAPSPEDEDRRRLCRERRTLIAERIEHVNRIKGLLFAQGISGYVPLRRDRKARLEALRTGDGRPLPQHLKAQVGRELARLELLLEQIAAVEREQEALLTASKPTGEKAASDPVTMLLGLKSLGPNFAAVLWTEAFWRQFANRRQVASYAGLAATPWRSGGIEREQGVSKAGNPRLRTTMIQLAWLWIRHQPQSALTQWFKANSQRGRKRAIVALARKLLVALWKYVTQGVVIEGAVMKPAA; from the coding sequence ATGTTGCTCGATCATCCTTCCGACGGACCGGCCGCTATCCGCACGCAGTTTGGCGCAATTTTTGTGTCATTGGAACTGAGCCGCTCGACATGGCTGGTGACCTCGCTGTCGCCCGGCAAGGGCGAGAAGATGTCCAGACACAGCGTGGAGGCCGGTGATATTGCGGCGCTCTTGAAGCTGTTTGCAGAGCTGAAGCAGAAGGCCCTGGCCCGAACGGGGGAGAACTATCCGATCATCACCATCCAGGAGGCTGGACTGGATGGGTTCTGGCTTCACCGCGCTTTGCAGCAGGAGGGCATTGAAAGCCACGTGGTCGATCCGGCCTCGATCGCGACGCCGCGCCGGCGCCGGCGGGCCAAGACGGACAGGCTCGATGGCGAGACGCTGCTGCGGTCGCTTCTGGCCTACAAGCGCGGCGAGCCGCGGGTCTGCGCGATGGTGGTTGCTCCTTCACCGGAGGACGAGGATCGCCGCCGACTTTGCCGCGAGCGGCGGACATTGATCGCGGAGCGGATCGAGCACGTCAACCGGATCAAGGGGCTGCTGTTTGCACAAGGGATATCCGGCTATGTGCCGCTGCGGCGCGACCGCAAGGCACGGCTCGAGGCCTTGCGCACCGGGGACGGGCGCCCGTTGCCGCAGCATTTGAAGGCGCAGGTCGGCCGCGAGCTCGCCCGGCTCGAACTGCTGCTCGAGCAGATCGCGGCGGTGGAGCGCGAGCAAGAGGCGCTACTGACGGCGAGCAAGCCAACCGGCGAGAAGGCTGCATCGGACCCGGTCACCATGCTGCTCGGCCTGAAGAGCCTGGGCCCGAACTTCGCTGCCGTTCTCTGGACGGAAGCCTTCTGGCGCCAGTTTGCCAACCGCCGCCAGGTCGCCTCCTATGCGGGGCTTGCGGCCACGCCATGGCGCAGCGGCGGTATCGAGCGCGAGCAGGGCGTGTCGAAGGCCGGCAATCCGCGGCTGAGAACCACGATGATCCAGCTCGCCTGGTTGTGGATACGCCACCAGCCCCAATCGGCTCTGACCCAATGGTTCAAGGCCAACAGCCAGCGCGGCCGCAAGCGCGCGATCGTGGCGTTGGCGCGCAAGCTGCTGGTTGCCTTGTGGAAGTATGTCACCCAGGGCGTCGTGATCGAGGGGGCCGTGATGAAGCCTGCCGCCTGA
- a CDS encoding TIGR03862 family flavoprotein, with amino-acid sequence MAAEVLAQGGGSVTVYDAMPSAGRKFLMAGRGGLNLTHSEPLPDFLARYREAMPHLRAAVEAFPPDALRDWSAALGQLTFVGSSGRVFPKTFKASPLLRAWLRRLDAAGVQFAFRHRWTGWDAEGRLQFQTPDGALAIAPSATVLALGGASWPRLGSDGAWVDCLAAEGVTVSKLRPANSGFAVAWSDVFRDRFEGQPLKGVALTVGAHTVRGEAMITRGGIEGGAIYALSAELREAVLGIGQARLTIALRPDLDAAALTSRLSGTRGKQSLANFLRKAAQLSPVGIGLMQETAIASGRPLASLAPAELAHLVNAIPVQLTGVAPIDRAISTAGGIAFDELDDHFMLRKLPGVFAAGEMLDWEAPTGGYLLQASFATGAAAGRGVLRWLRR; translated from the coding sequence ATGGCGGCGGAGGTCCTGGCGCAGGGCGGCGGCAGCGTCACCGTCTATGACGCCATGCCGTCGGCCGGCCGCAAATTCCTGATGGCCGGCCGTGGCGGGCTCAATCTCACGCACAGCGAGCCGCTCCCGGATTTCCTCGCCCGCTACCGGGAGGCGATGCCGCATCTACGCGCCGCGGTCGAGGCGTTTCCGCCCGATGCGCTGCGCGACTGGAGCGCGGCGCTTGGGCAGCTGACCTTCGTCGGCAGCAGCGGGCGGGTGTTTCCCAAAACGTTCAAGGCATCGCCCTTGCTGCGCGCCTGGCTGCGGCGGCTCGATGCAGCCGGCGTGCAATTTGCGTTTCGGCATCGCTGGACCGGCTGGGACGCGGAGGGCCGGCTCCAATTTCAAACGCCCGATGGTGCGCTTGCCATCGCCCCGAGCGCAACGGTGCTCGCGCTCGGCGGCGCGAGCTGGCCGCGGCTCGGCTCGGATGGCGCGTGGGTCGATTGCCTCGCCGCGGAGGGCGTCACCGTCTCCAAGCTCCGGCCGGCCAATTCCGGTTTCGCGGTCGCATGGTCCGACGTGTTTCGCGATCGTTTCGAAGGCCAGCCGCTCAAGGGTGTGGCGCTGACGGTCGGCGCGCACACGGTGCGCGGCGAAGCCATGATCACCCGCGGCGGCATCGAAGGCGGCGCGATCTACGCGCTGTCGGCGGAGCTGCGCGAGGCGGTGCTGGGGATCGGGCAGGCGCGGCTTACGATCGCCTTGCGGCCCGATCTCGACGCTGCCGCGCTGACCTCGCGCCTGTCGGGCACACGCGGCAAGCAATCGCTGGCGAATTTTCTGCGCAAGGCAGCGCAATTGTCGCCGGTCGGCATCGGCCTGATGCAGGAGACGGCCATCGCATCCGGCCGGCCGTTGGCCTCGCTCGCGCCAGCGGAGCTTGCGCATCTGGTGAACGCAATCCCGGTTCAACTCACCGGCGTAGCCCCGATCGATCGCGCCATCTCGACCGCGGGCGGGATTGCCTTCGATGAGCTCGACGACCATTTCATGCTGCGCAAATTGCCCGGCGTATTCGCCGCCGGCGAGATGCTGGATTGGGAGGCCCCGACCGGCGGGTATCTGCTCCAGGCGTCGTTTGCGACGGGGGCTGCGGCGGGCAGGGGTGTGTTGCGTTGGCTCAGGCGCTAA
- a CDS encoding SDR family NAD(P)-dependent oxidoreductase: MAIRFDGRVAIVTGAGNGLGKAHALGLASRGAKVVVNDFGGARDGSGGSLSPAEAVVEEIRKAGGTAMADGADVSNFEQVTAMVERATREWGSVDLMCANAGILRDKSFGKMEAADFQKVLDVHLVGTFYCCKAVWAGMRDRNYGRIVLTTSSSGLYGNFGQANYGAAKSGMVGLMNVLAEEGRKTNIRVNIISPTAATRMTEELLPPQALQLMKPNAITPAVEYMLSEDAPTRTIMGAGAGSFAVIKILESEGINLPESDWTPDAVAAHFAEISDMSKAKALAGAFEQTQKYVSQAAARAGIKL, translated from the coding sequence ATGGCAATCAGGTTCGACGGACGCGTCGCCATCGTCACCGGCGCGGGCAATGGTCTCGGAAAGGCGCATGCGCTGGGCCTCGCGAGCCGCGGCGCGAAAGTCGTGGTCAACGATTTCGGCGGCGCGCGTGATGGCAGCGGCGGTTCGCTCTCGCCGGCGGAAGCCGTGGTCGAGGAGATCCGCAAAGCCGGCGGCACCGCGATGGCCGACGGCGCCGACGTCTCCAATTTCGAGCAAGTGACCGCCATGGTCGAGCGCGCCACCAGGGAGTGGGGCAGCGTCGATCTGATGTGCGCCAATGCCGGCATCCTGCGCGACAAATCGTTCGGCAAGATGGAAGCCGCCGACTTCCAGAAGGTGCTCGATGTGCATCTCGTCGGCACTTTCTATTGCTGCAAGGCGGTCTGGGCCGGCATGCGCGACCGCAATTACGGCCGTATCGTGCTGACGACGTCGTCCTCCGGCCTCTACGGCAATTTCGGCCAGGCCAATTACGGCGCGGCGAAGTCCGGCATGGTCGGCCTGATGAACGTGCTCGCGGAAGAGGGCCGCAAGACCAACATCCGCGTCAACATCATCTCGCCGACGGCCGCGACCCGCATGACCGAAGAGCTGCTGCCGCCGCAGGCGCTGCAGCTGATGAAGCCGAACGCGATCACGCCTGCCGTCGAGTACATGCTGAGCGAGGACGCGCCGACCCGCACCATCATGGGCGCCGGCGCCGGCTCCTTCGCCGTGATCAAGATTCTCGAGAGCGAGGGCATCAACCTGCCGGAGTCCGACTGGACCCCGGACGCCGTCGCCGCGCATTTCGCGGAGATCAGCGACATGTCGAAGGCCAAAGCGCTCGCGGGCGCGTTCGAGCAGACGCAAAAATACGTATCGCAGGCCGCGGCACGGGCGGGGATCAAGCTCTGA
- a CDS encoding MaoC family dehydratase, with the protein MNEIWKKPPITLEAYQAMVGKEIGVSSWHMIDQPRIDTYADVTEDHQFIHVDPERAKTETAFGTTIAHGFLTMSMMSVMSYEVMPAIAGTTMGVNYGFDKLRFISPVRSGKRVRGRFVLAEAKLRKAGELQSRTNVTVEIEGEDKPALVAEWLGLIYFA; encoded by the coding sequence ATGAACGAAATCTGGAAGAAGCCGCCGATCACGCTGGAGGCCTATCAGGCCATGGTCGGCAAGGAGATCGGCGTATCGTCCTGGCACATGATCGATCAGCCCCGCATCGACACCTATGCCGACGTGACCGAGGATCACCAGTTCATCCATGTCGATCCCGAGCGGGCGAAGACGGAGACGGCGTTCGGCACCACCATCGCGCACGGTTTTCTGACGATGTCGATGATGTCGGTGATGTCCTATGAGGTGATGCCCGCGATTGCGGGCACCACGATGGGCGTGAATTACGGCTTCGACAAGCTGCGCTTCATCTCGCCGGTGCGCTCGGGCAAGCGCGTCCGCGGCCGTTTCGTGCTGGCCGAAGCCAAGCTGCGCAAGGCCGGCGAATTGCAATCCCGCACCAATGTGACGGTGGAGATCGAAGGCGAGGACAAGCCCGCGCTGGTTGCGGAATGGCTCGGCCTGATCTATTTCGCGTAA
- a CDS encoding AMP-binding protein, with translation MTTFQEARAFLLHNRTDYETAVRDFRWPDPVPFNWALDWFDELAKDAEARDRPALWIVDAAQDKQTKLSFAALSKRSNQVANFLRAQGLKRGDHLLLLLGNVVPLWETMLAAMKLGVVVIPATTLLTAEELRDRLDRGKAKAVVAAEDQVSKFASLGAENVVRIVVGAASDGWLSYDEAAKASETFTPDGPTNADDPMLLYFTSGTTAKPKLVRHSQRSYPVGHLSTMYWIGLKPGDVHLNISSPGWAKHAWSCFFAPWNAGATVFVVNQPRFDAKGLLATIGRCGVTTLCAPPTVWRLFIQENLASFKVSLREVCGAGEPLNPEVIDQVQAAWGLTIRDGYGQTETTALAGNSPGQKIKVGSMGRPLPGYRVQVSDADGHPAREGEVALLLGADRPAGLMQGYQGDDGKLSGAEGELYRSGDVVFADEDGYLTFVGRSDDVFKSSDYRISPFELESVLLEHELVAEAAVVPSPDPIRLAIPKAFVLLTSGAERTPETALSIFRHLHTRLAPFKRIRRLEIVTELPKTISGKIRRVQLRRLERDDDRNDPLRGREFREEDFPELPKTRSET, from the coding sequence ATGACGACATTTCAGGAAGCGCGCGCGTTTCTGCTGCACAACCGCACAGATTACGAGACAGCGGTTAGGGATTTCCGCTGGCCCGATCCAGTTCCCTTCAACTGGGCGCTCGACTGGTTCGACGAGCTGGCGAAAGACGCGGAAGCCAGGGACAGACCCGCGCTCTGGATTGTCGATGCCGCGCAAGACAAGCAGACAAAACTGTCATTCGCGGCGCTCTCGAAGCGCTCCAACCAGGTCGCCAACTTTCTCCGCGCGCAGGGCCTGAAGCGCGGAGATCATCTCTTGCTGCTGCTCGGTAATGTGGTGCCGCTGTGGGAGACCATGCTGGCCGCGATGAAGCTCGGCGTCGTCGTGATCCCGGCGACCACGCTGCTGACGGCCGAGGAGCTGCGCGACCGGCTCGATCGCGGCAAGGCGAAGGCGGTGGTGGCTGCCGAAGACCAGGTCTCGAAATTCGCAAGCCTTGGTGCCGAGAACGTCGTGCGCATCGTGGTCGGTGCGGCCTCCGACGGTTGGCTTTCCTATGACGAGGCGGCGAAGGCCTCTGAAACCTTTACGCCGGACGGCCCGACCAACGCCGACGATCCGATGCTGCTCTATTTCACCTCGGGCACGACTGCAAAACCGAAGCTGGTACGGCACAGCCAGCGCAGCTATCCGGTCGGCCATCTCTCCACCATGTATTGGATCGGGCTGAAGCCCGGCGACGTTCATCTCAACATCTCGTCGCCCGGCTGGGCCAAGCACGCCTGGAGCTGCTTCTTCGCGCCGTGGAATGCGGGCGCCACGGTTTTCGTGGTCAACCAGCCGCGCTTCGATGCCAAAGGCCTGCTTGCCACCATCGGCCGCTGTGGCGTGACCACGCTGTGCGCACCGCCGACGGTGTGGCGGCTGTTCATTCAGGAGAACCTGGCGTCGTTCAAGGTGAGCTTGCGCGAAGTCTGCGGCGCCGGCGAGCCCCTCAATCCGGAGGTGATCGACCAGGTGCAGGCCGCCTGGGGCCTCACCATCCGCGACGGCTACGGCCAGACCGAGACGACCGCGCTCGCCGGTAACTCGCCGGGGCAAAAGATCAAGGTCGGCTCGATGGGCCGGCCGCTGCCGGGTTATCGCGTGCAGGTCAGCGACGCCGACGGCCATCCGGCCAGGGAGGGCGAGGTGGCCTTGCTGCTCGGCGCCGATCGGCCCGCCGGCCTGATGCAGGGCTATCAGGGCGATGACGGAAAGCTCTCCGGCGCGGAGGGCGAGCTCTACCGTAGTGGCGACGTGGTGTTCGCTGACGAGGACGGTTATCTCACCTTCGTCGGCCGCTCCGACGACGTGTTCAAATCCTCGGACTATCGCATCAGCCCGTTCGAGCTGGAGAGCGTGCTGCTCGAGCATGAGCTTGTTGCCGAAGCTGCCGTGGTGCCGAGCCCGGACCCGATCCGGCTCGCGATCCCCAAGGCCTTCGTGCTGCTGACTTCGGGCGCGGAGCGAACGCCGGAGACCGCGCTCTCCATCTTCAGGCACCTGCACACCCGGCTTGCGCCATTCAAGCGCATCCGCCGGCTCGAAATCGTCACCGAGCTCCCGAAGACGATCTCTGGCAAAATCCGCCGCGTGCAGCTACGACGGCTCGAACGTGACGATGACCGCAACGATCCGCTGCGCGGCCGGGAATTCCGCGAGGAGGATTTTCCGGAGCTGCCGAAAACAAGAAGTGAGACCTGA
- the mmsB gene encoding 3-hydroxyisobutyrate dehydrogenase, which translates to MATIAFIGLGNMGGPMAANLVKAGHKLVAFDLVEASRNQAKADGASIADSAAGAVKGADVVVTMLPAGKHVLGVWNEVVPVMTKGALVIDSSTIDVESARQAHALAAKHGVLSVDAPVSGGTGGAKGATLTFMCGGEESAFAAAKPVLEKMGKKIVHCGGAGAGQAAKICNNMILGISMIAVSEAFALGEKLGLSHQALFDVASTSSGQCWSLTTYCPVPGPVPTSPANNDYKPGFASALMVKDLTLAQDAAKAAGAATPLGQHAQEIYQAFDRAGQGGVDFSGIIKHVRGLAGKA; encoded by the coding sequence ATGGCCACGATCGCATTCATCGGTCTCGGCAACATGGGCGGCCCGATGGCCGCCAATCTGGTCAAGGCCGGCCACAAGCTGGTGGCGTTCGATCTCGTCGAGGCCTCGCGCAACCAAGCCAAGGCCGACGGCGCCAGCATTGCCGACAGTGCCGCGGGTGCGGTCAAGGGCGCTGATGTCGTCGTCACCATGTTGCCGGCCGGCAAGCACGTGCTCGGCGTCTGGAACGAGGTCGTTCCCGTCATGACCAAGGGCGCGCTGGTCATCGACTCATCCACCATCGACGTCGAGAGCGCGCGGCAGGCGCATGCGCTGGCGGCCAAGCACGGTGTGCTCTCGGTCGACGCGCCCGTCTCCGGCGGTACCGGTGGCGCCAAGGGCGCGACGCTCACCTTCATGTGCGGCGGCGAGGAGAGTGCGTTCGCGGCGGCAAAGCCCGTGCTGGAGAAGATGGGCAAGAAGATCGTGCATTGCGGCGGCGCCGGCGCAGGCCAGGCAGCAAAGATCTGCAACAACATGATCCTCGGCATTTCCATGATCGCGGTCAGCGAGGCGTTTGCGCTCGGCGAAAAGCTTGGCCTTTCGCATCAGGCGCTGTTCGACGTCGCCTCGACCTCGTCGGGCCAATGCTGGTCGCTGACGACCTATTGTCCGGTTCCGGGTCCGGTGCCGACCTCGCCGGCCAACAACGACTACAAGCCGGGTTTTGCTTCGGCGCTGATGGTGAAGGACCTGACCTTGGCGCAGGACGCCGCCAAGGCCGCTGGCGCCGCGACGCCGCTCGGCCAGCACGCGCAGGAGATTTACCAGGCCTTCGACAGAGCAGGTCAGGGCGGGGTGGATTTTTCCGGAATTATCAAGCACGTTAGGGGGCTGGCCGGGAAAGCTTGA